Proteins encoded by one window of Cystobacter ferrugineus:
- a CDS encoding SDR family oxidoreductase, whose product MNKTVLITGCSTGFGLASAKHFAARGWNVIATMRTPSPIPELAALPGVLVTRLDVQDRASIDSALRAGVERFGGLDVVVNNAGFGLHGLFETTPREKILEQFEVNVFGVMDVIRAALPCFVQRGGGTIVNVSSGAGVFTLPMISLYCASKFALEGFSEALSYELTSQNVRVKLVEPGGVVDTRFVARSAEESSQSAVPPRYEAFVRATNEVFARMREDRSGATSEGVAEVIYEAATDPSDRLRYVATDGIKPLVKMRRETSEEAYLAFMRERFLVKPPPVR is encoded by the coding sequence ATGAACAAGACCGTTCTCATCACTGGTTGCTCCACGGGCTTCGGACTCGCTTCGGCGAAGCACTTCGCGGCTCGGGGCTGGAATGTCATCGCGACGATGCGCACGCCTTCACCGATACCGGAGCTCGCGGCGCTTCCCGGCGTGCTCGTGACCCGGCTCGATGTTCAAGACCGCGCGAGCATCGATTCCGCCTTGCGAGCAGGCGTCGAGCGATTTGGTGGCCTCGATGTCGTCGTCAACAACGCGGGCTTCGGGCTGCACGGCCTCTTCGAGACGACCCCCCGCGAGAAGATCCTCGAACAGTTCGAGGTGAACGTCTTTGGCGTGATGGATGTGATTCGCGCGGCACTGCCCTGCTTCGTCCAGCGTGGCGGTGGAACGATCGTGAACGTGAGCTCCGGCGCGGGCGTCTTCACCCTGCCGATGATCTCCCTGTACTGCGCGAGTAAATTCGCGCTCGAGGGCTTCTCGGAGGCGCTCTCGTACGAGCTCACGTCGCAGAACGTGCGCGTGAAGCTCGTCGAGCCCGGCGGGGTCGTGGATACGCGTTTCGTGGCGCGAAGCGCCGAGGAGTCCTCCCAGAGCGCCGTGCCACCGCGTTACGAGGCCTTCGTTCGTGCCACGAACGAGGTGTTCGCCCGGATGCGCGAGGACCGCTCCGGAGCGACGTCCGAGGGGGTCGCGGAGGTCATCTACGAGGCCGCCACGGACCCGAGCGACCGCTTGCGCTACGTGGCGACCGACGGAATCAAGCCGCTCGTGAAGATGCGGCGCGAGACGTCCGAGGAGGCCTACCTCGCGTTCATGCGCGAGCGGTTCCTCGTCAAGCCCCCGCCCGTCAGATAG